In a single window of the Sphingosinicella microcystinivorans genome:
- a CDS encoding YdcH family protein yields MVDAHLTALSEKHASLESQINQETHRPMPDELLIAQWKKEKLRLKEVMAGIR; encoded by the coding sequence ATGGTCGACGCACACCTGACTGCGCTTTCGGAAAAACACGCTTCCCTTGAAAGCCAGATCAATCAGGAAACCCATCGACCGATGCCCGACGAACTTCTCATCGCACAATGGAAAAAGGAAAAGCTGAGGCTGAAGGAGGTCATGGCCGGCATCCGCTAG
- a CDS encoding YdcH family protein, which yields MDESDVRARLESLLEEHRDLDAAIEAIRALPGCDQLQLARMKKRKLRLKDEIEMLRDQLLPDIIA from the coding sequence GTGGATGAAAGCGACGTGAGGGCCCGCCTCGAGTCGCTGCTCGAGGAACACCGCGATCTCGATGCCGCCATCGAGGCGATCCGCGCCCTGCCGGGCTGCGACCAGCTCCAGCTCGCCCGTATGAAGAAGCGCAAGCTGCGCCTCAAGGACGAGATCGAGATGCTGCGCGATCAGCTGCTGCCCGACATCATCGCATAA
- a CDS encoding tetratricopeptide repeat protein, producing MTKRLWFAAVLAALPAAGADAAVTILGDGYARKCYEAAEFNRGGRAAFADCDLALKFDKLSRSERAATHVNRGILFMQGRDYASAIADYDTALGIDGDLAEAYVNKGIAVLHRGGSETLAVDLLSRGIALEPNRVEVALYARGVAHEKLGRVREAYDDYRQAAALKPDWPEPAQELTRFKVVE from the coding sequence ATGACGAAGAGACTCTGGTTCGCGGCCGTTCTGGCCGCGCTTCCCGCCGCCGGGGCCGACGCGGCCGTGACCATCCTCGGCGACGGCTACGCCCGCAAATGCTACGAGGCGGCGGAATTCAACCGCGGCGGGCGCGCGGCGTTCGCGGACTGCGACCTTGCGCTCAAGTTCGACAAGCTCTCCAGGTCCGAACGCGCGGCGACGCATGTGAACCGCGGCATCCTGTTCATGCAGGGCCGCGACTACGCAAGCGCCATCGCCGACTACGACACGGCGCTCGGCATCGACGGCGATCTCGCCGAGGCCTATGTGAACAAGGGGATCGCGGTGCTGCACCGCGGCGGCAGCGAGACGCTCGCGGTCGACCTGCTCTCGCGGGGCATCGCGCTCGAGCCGAACCGGGTCGAGGTCGCGCTCTACGCGCGCGGCGTCGCGCACGAGAAGCTGGGGCGCGTGCGCGAGGCCTACGACGACTACCGGCAGGCGGCGGCGCTGAAGCCGGACTGGCCGGAACCCGCGCAGGAGCTCACCCGCTTCAAGGTGGTGGAATAG
- a CDS encoding YezD family protein — protein sequence MTEATPQPVTSTEEALQTIREALEHLRYGTITLTVHDARIVQLDITEKRRFPA from the coding sequence ATGACCGAAGCCACGCCGCAGCCCGTCACGTCGACGGAGGAGGCCCTGCAGACCATCCGCGAGGCGCTCGAACACCTTCGCTACGGCACGATCACGCTCACCGTGCACGACGCGCGGATCGTGCAACTCGACATCACCGAGAAGCGCCGCTTCCCGGCCTGA
- a CDS encoding RBBP9/YdeN family alpha/beta hydrolase translates to MSDFVAAPRVLVVPGYGNSGPQHWQTLWEQAHPDTVRADLGSWDRPERAGWVARLDAAITASPAPVILVAHSLGCIAAAWWVAERGQAYGAPVAGALLVAPPDCERGEAGRFDSFRGLPNVFLPFPSIVVASRNDPYAEFSWASFLARRWGSFLVDAGDCGHINADSGIGDWPFGARLLDRLVFAAKGREQDARLPERRAAAS, encoded by the coding sequence ATGAGCGATTTCGTGGCCGCGCCCCGTGTTCTGGTCGTGCCGGGCTATGGAAATTCAGGCCCGCAGCACTGGCAGACGCTGTGGGAACAGGCGCACCCGGACACCGTGCGCGCCGACCTCGGCAGCTGGGACCGGCCGGAACGCGCGGGCTGGGTCGCCCGTCTCGACGCGGCGATCACCGCCTCCCCCGCCCCCGTCATCCTCGTCGCCCACAGCCTCGGCTGCATCGCGGCGGCGTGGTGGGTGGCCGAGCGCGGGCAGGCCTACGGCGCGCCCGTCGCCGGCGCGCTGCTCGTCGCGCCGCCCGACTGCGAGCGCGGAGAGGCCGGCCGCTTCGACAGCTTCCGCGGCCTGCCGAACGTGTTCCTGCCGTTCCCGTCGATCGTCGTCGCCAGCCGCAACGACCCTTATGCCGAATTCTCGTGGGCGAGCTTCCTCGCCCGCCGCTGGGGCAGCTTCCTCGTCGATGCGGGCGACTGCGGCCACATCAACGCCGATTCGGGCATCGGCGACTGGCCGTTCGGCGCGCGCCTGCTCGACCGCCTCGTCTTCGCGGCGAAGGGCCGCGAACAGGACGCCCGCCTGCCGGAGCGCCGGGCGGCGGCATCCTGA
- a CDS encoding Lrp/AsnC family transcriptional regulator, translating to MKLDSKDKAILEILQRDATLSIQEIGDRVALSANPCWRRIRHMEEAGIIERRVAVVNPAALGLAMTVFVSIRISAHDRGWLDRFAAAIRTIPEIVECHRMSGDVDYLLKMLVRDIRHYDRVYQRLISEVPGLSDVSSTFSMEQMKATPVPVNAIPAGGP from the coding sequence ATGAAACTCGATTCCAAGGATAAGGCCATTCTTGAAATCCTTCAGCGTGACGCCACGCTCTCGATCCAGGAGATCGGGGATCGGGTGGCGCTGTCGGCGAATCCCTGCTGGCGCAGGATCCGGCACATGGAGGAGGCGGGAATCATCGAGCGCCGCGTCGCGGTCGTGAACCCGGCGGCGCTCGGGCTCGCGATGACCGTGTTCGTCTCGATCCGCATTTCCGCGCACGACAGGGGATGGCTCGACCGGTTCGCCGCGGCGATCCGCACGATCCCCGAGATCGTCGAATGTCACCGGATGAGCGGCGATGTCGACTACCTGCTGAAGATGCTGGTGCGCGACATCCGGCACTACGACCGCGTCTATCAGCGGCTGATCAGCGAGGTGCCGGGGCTGTCCGACGTCAGCTCCACCTTCTCGATGGAGCAGATGAAGGCGACGCCCGTGCCGGTGAACGCGATCCCCGCAGGCGGCCCGTAG
- a CDS encoding TetR/AcrR family transcriptional regulator, translating into MITNVKIRPPARKATQARGRARRAELLEAARTMLDTQNIDQIGMIAVAEAAGIPASSAYHFFPEIGDLWKELARALASAQAAEDLMLPEVDEWETLVELSLAHHQKAFNGNRAARQLMLGPHTPPEIKHAGCKEDFRFGTALWIVVRQQFVLPGLADSRELFFKALLIADVFFSLSVADHDRVTDDALVEAKLATISYLRAYLPTRLARAGETDAAA; encoded by the coding sequence ATGATCACCAATGTGAAAATCAGGCCGCCCGCGCGGAAGGCGACGCAGGCCCGCGGCCGGGCCCGGCGCGCCGAGCTTCTCGAAGCGGCGCGCACGATGCTGGATACGCAGAACATCGACCAGATCGGCATGATCGCGGTCGCCGAGGCGGCAGGCATACCGGCGTCGTCGGCCTATCATTTCTTCCCGGAGATCGGCGATCTCTGGAAGGAACTCGCGCGCGCGCTCGCCTCGGCGCAGGCGGCCGAAGACCTGATGCTGCCGGAGGTGGACGAGTGGGAAACGCTCGTCGAGCTTTCGCTCGCGCATCACCAGAAGGCGTTCAACGGCAACCGCGCCGCGCGCCAGCTCATGCTCGGGCCGCACACGCCGCCCGAGATCAAGCACGCCGGCTGCAAGGAGGATTTCCGTTTCGGCACGGCGCTCTGGATCGTGGTGCGCCAGCAGTTCGTGCTGCCCGGCCTTGCCGATTCCCGCGAGCTGTTCTTCAAGGCGCTGCTGATCGCCGACGTGTTCTTCTCGCTGTCGGTCGCCGATCACGACCGCGTCACGGACGATGCGCTCGTCGAGGCGAAGCTGGCGACGATCTCCTACCTGCGCGCCTATCTGCCGACCCGCCTCGCGCGCGCCGGCGAAACCGACGCGGCGGCCTGA